In one Pseudomonas sp. R84 genomic region, the following are encoded:
- the rplW gene encoding 50S ribosomal protein L23 codes for MNQERVFKVLLGPHVSEKATVLADKKGQFVFKVATDATKLEIKKAVESLFSVKVERVTTLNVLGKSKRTARGLGKRNDWKKAVISLQPGQDLDFSSSAE; via the coding sequence ATGAACCAGGAACGCGTATTTAAAGTTCTGCTTGGCCCGCACGTTTCCGAGAAGGCTACGGTTCTGGCAGACAAGAAAGGCCAGTTCGTTTTCAAGGTTGCTACTGATGCAACCAAGCTGGAAATCAAGAAGGCCGTCGAAAGCCTGTTCAGCGTGAAAGTAGAGCGCGTCACTACCCTGAACGTTCTGGGTAAGAGCAAGCGCACTGCTCGCGGTCTGGGCAAGCGTAATGACTGGAAGAAGGCAGTTATCTCCCTTCAGCCAGGCCAAGATCTCGATTTCAGCAGCAGTGCTGAGTAA
- the tuf gene encoding elongation factor Tu, producing MAKEKFDRSLPHVNVGTIGHVDHGKTTLTAALTRVCSEVFGSAIVDFDKIDSAPEEKARGITINTAHVEYNSKIRHYAHVDCPGHADYVKNMITGAAQMDGAILVCSAADGPMPQTREHILLSRQVGVPYIVVFLNKADLVDDAELLELVEMEVRDLLSTYDFPGDDTPIIIGSARMALEGKDDNEMGTTAVKKLVETLDSYIPEPVRVTDKPFLMPIEDVFSISGRGTVVTGRIERGIVRVQDPLEIVGLRDTTVTTCTGVEMFRKLLDEGRAGENCGVLLRGTKRDDVERGQVLVKPGSVKPHTTFTAEVYVLSKEEGGRHTPFFKGYRPQFYFRTTDVTGNCELPEGVEMVMPGDNIQMTVTLIKTIAMEDGLRFAIREGGRTVGAGVVAKIIA from the coding sequence GTGGCTAAAGAAAAATTTGATCGTTCCCTACCGCACGTCAACGTTGGCACCATTGGTCACGTTGACCACGGTAAAACCACTCTGACTGCTGCTCTGACTCGCGTTTGCTCCGAAGTTTTCGGTTCCGCAATCGTTGACTTCGACAAGATCGACAGCGCACCGGAAGAGAAAGCTCGCGGTATCACCATCAACACCGCACACGTTGAGTACAACTCGAAGATCCGTCACTACGCTCACGTTGACTGCCCAGGTCACGCTGACTATGTGAAGAACATGATCACCGGTGCTGCTCAAATGGACGGCGCTATTCTGGTTTGCTCGGCCGCTGATGGTCCGATGCCACAAACCCGTGAGCACATCCTGCTGTCCCGTCAGGTTGGCGTTCCGTACATCGTGGTTTTCCTGAACAAGGCTGACCTGGTAGACGACGCTGAGCTGCTGGAACTGGTTGAGATGGAAGTTCGCGACCTGCTGTCCACCTACGACTTCCCGGGCGATGACACTCCAATCATCATCGGTTCGGCTCGTATGGCTCTGGAAGGCAAAGACGACAACGAGATGGGCACCACTGCCGTCAAGAAACTGGTTGAAACTCTGGACAGCTACATCCCAGAACCAGTTCGCGTGACTGACAAGCCGTTCCTGATGCCAATCGAAGACGTATTCTCGATCTCTGGTCGCGGTACTGTTGTGACTGGTCGTATCGAGCGCGGTATTGTTCGCGTTCAAGATCCGCTGGAAATCGTTGGTCTGCGTGACACCACCGTTACTACTTGCACCGGTGTTGAAATGTTCCGCAAGCTGCTCGACGAAGGTCGTGCTGGCGAGAACTGCGGCGTTCTGCTGCGTGGTACCAAGCGTGACGACGTTGAGCGTGGTCAGGTTCTGGTTAAGCCGGGTTCGGTTAAGCCGCACACCACTTTCACCGCAGAAGTTTATGTTCTGAGCAAGGAAGAAGGCGGTCGTCACACTCCGTTCTTCAAAGGCTACCGTCCACAGTTCTACTTCCGTACTACTGACGTGACTGGTAACTGCGAGCTGCCAGAAGGCGTTGAAATGGTAATGCCAGGTGACAACATTCAGATGACTGTTACCCTGATCAAAACCATCGCAATGGAAGATGGCCTGCGTTTCGCTATCCGTGAAGGCGGTCGTACCGTCGGCGCTGGCGTCGTAGCCAAAATCATCGCGTAA
- the rpoC gene encoding DNA-directed RNA polymerase subunit beta' → MKDLLNLLKNQGQVEEFDAIRIGLASPEMIRSWSFGEVKKPETINYRTFKPERDGLFCAKIFGPVKDYECLCGKYKRLKHRGVICEKCGVEVALAKVRRERMAHIELASPVAHIWFLKSLPSRIGLLMDMTLRDIERVLYFESYVVIDPGMTTLEKGQLLNDEQYFEALEEFGDDFDARMGAEAVRELLHAIDLEHEIGRLREEIPQTNSETKIKKLSKRLKLMEAFQGSGNLPEWMVLTVLPVLPPDLRPLVPLDGGRFATSDLNDLYRRVINRNNRLKRLLDLSAPDIIVRNEKRMLQEAVDALLDNGRRGRAITGSNKRPLKSLADMIKGKQGRFRQNLLGKRVDYSGRSVITVGPTLRLHQCGLPKKMALELFKPFIFGKLEMRGLATTIKAAKKMVERELPEVWDVLAEVIREHPVLLNRAPTLHRLGIQAFEPVLIEGKAIQLHPLVCAAYNADFDGDQMAVHVPLTLEAQLEARALMMSTNNILSPANGEPIIVPSQDVVLGLYYMTREAINAKGEGRVFADLQEVDRVFRAGEAALHAKVKVRINETVNDRDGNSVSGTRIVDTTVGRALLFQVVPKGLSYDVVNLPMKKKAISKLINQCYRVVGLKETVIFADQLMYTGFAYSTISGVSIGVNDFVIPDEKARIIGAATDEVKEIESQYASGLVTQGEKYNKVIDLWSKANDEVSKAMMANLSKEKVIDRHGVEVDQESFNSMYMMADSGARGSAAQIRQLAGMRGLMAKPDGSIIETPITANFREGLSVLQYFISTHGARKGLADTALKTANSGYLTRRLVDVAQDLVVTEIDCGTEHGLLMTPHIEGGDVVEPLGERVLGRVIARDVFKPGTEDVIVPAGTLVDEKWVEFIELNSIDEVIVRSPISCETRYGICAKCYGRDLARGHQVNIGEAVGVIAAQSIGEPGTQLTMRTFHIGGAASRTSAADSVQVKNGGTVRLHNLKHVERVDGHLVAVSRSGELAIADDFGRERERYKLPYGAVISVKEGDKVDAGAIVAKWDPHTHPIVTEMKGTVTYVGMEEGITIKRQTDELTGMTNIEVLDAKDRPAAGKEIRPAVKMVDDNGKDLLLPGTDVIAQYFLPANALVGVADGAKIAIGDVIARIPQETSKTRDITGGLPRVADLFEARRPKEASILAEVSGTIAFGKETKGKRRLVITPNDGSDPYEELIPKWRHLNVFEGEQVNRGEVISDGPSDPHDILRLLGVSALAKYIVNEIQDVYRLQGVKINDKHIETILRQMLRKVEIAESGDSSFIKGDQMELTHVLVENERLGGEDKFVSKYTRVLLGITKASLSTESFISAASFQETTRVLTEAAVTGKRDYLRGLKENVVVGRLIPAGTGLAYHSERKRRREADKPLRVSASEVEAALTEALNSSGN, encoded by the coding sequence TTGAAAGACCTACTGAATTTGCTGAAAAACCAGGGTCAAGTCGAAGAGTTCGACGCCATCCGTATCGGATTGGCCTCGCCTGAGATGATCCGCTCATGGTCGTTCGGTGAAGTTAAAAAGCCGGAAACCATCAACTACCGTACGTTCAAACCTGAGCGTGACGGTCTGTTCTGCGCCAAGATCTTTGGCCCGGTAAAGGATTACGAGTGCCTGTGCGGTAAGTACAAGCGCTTGAAGCACCGTGGTGTGATCTGCGAGAAGTGCGGCGTTGAAGTTGCACTGGCCAAGGTTCGTCGTGAGCGCATGGCACACATCGAACTGGCTTCGCCGGTTGCCCACATCTGGTTCCTGAAATCGCTGCCGTCCCGTATCGGCTTGCTGATGGACATGACCCTGCGTGATATCGAACGCGTTCTCTACTTCGAGAGCTATGTCGTTATCGATCCAGGCATGACCACCCTTGAAAAAGGTCAGCTGCTGAACGACGAGCAGTACTTCGAAGCGCTGGAAGAGTTTGGTGACGACTTCGACGCCCGTATGGGTGCTGAAGCTGTCCGTGAACTGCTGCACGCTATCGACCTGGAACACGAGATTGGCCGTCTGCGTGAAGAAATTCCGCAAACCAACTCCGAAACCAAGATCAAGAAGCTGTCCAAGCGTCTGAAGTTGATGGAGGCCTTCCAGGGTTCCGGCAACCTGCCAGAGTGGATGGTGCTGACCGTTCTGCCGGTTCTGCCGCCAGATCTGCGTCCACTGGTCCCACTGGACGGCGGTCGTTTCGCGACTTCCGACCTCAACGATCTGTATCGTCGAGTGATCAACCGTAACAACCGTTTGAAGCGCCTGCTGGACCTGTCCGCTCCGGACATCATCGTGCGCAACGAAAAACGTATGTTGCAGGAAGCTGTCGATGCACTGCTCGACAACGGCCGTCGTGGCCGCGCTATCACCGGTTCGAACAAGCGTCCTCTGAAATCCCTGGCTGACATGATCAAGGGTAAGCAAGGTCGTTTCCGTCAGAACTTGCTCGGTAAGCGTGTTGACTACTCCGGTCGTTCGGTAATTACCGTAGGCCCGACTCTGCGTCTGCATCAGTGCGGTCTGCCGAAGAAGATGGCTCTCGAGCTGTTCAAACCGTTCATTTTCGGCAAGCTCGAGATGCGTGGTCTCGCGACCACCATCAAAGCGGCCAAGAAAATGGTCGAGCGCGAACTGCCAGAGGTTTGGGACGTTCTCGCTGAAGTGATTCGCGAACACCCGGTTCTCCTCAACCGTGCACCGACCCTTCACCGTCTGGGTATCCAGGCGTTTGAACCGGTACTGATCGAAGGTAAGGCTATCCAGCTGCACCCTCTGGTCTGCGCCGCGTACAACGCCGACTTCGACGGCGACCAAATGGCCGTGCACGTACCGCTGACGCTGGAAGCCCAGCTCGAAGCGCGTGCGTTGATGATGTCGACCAACAACATTCTGTCGCCAGCCAACGGTGAGCCAATCATCGTTCCGTCGCAGGACGTTGTATTGGGTCTGTACTACATGACTCGTGAAGCGATCAACGCCAAAGGCGAAGGTCGTGTGTTCGCGGATCTGCAGGAAGTTGACCGTGTGTTCCGTGCCGGCGAAGCCGCACTGCACGCCAAGGTCAAGGTTCGTATCAACGAAACCGTCAACGACCGTGACGGCAACAGCGTGAGCGGTACCCGTATCGTCGACACCACTGTCGGCCGTGCGCTGCTGTTCCAGGTTGTGCCAAAAGGTCTGTCGTACGACGTCGTCAACCTGCCGATGAAGAAAAAGGCGATCTCCAAGCTGATCAACCAGTGCTACCGCGTGGTTGGTTTGAAAGAGACCGTGATCTTCGCTGACCAGTTGATGTACACCGGTTTCGCTTACTCGACCATCTCCGGCGTTTCCATCGGTGTTAACGACTTCGTTATCCCGGATGAAAAAGCCCGCATCATCGGTGCTGCCACCGACGAAGTGAAAGAGATCGAGAGCCAGTACGCCTCCGGCCTGGTAACCCAGGGCGAGAAGTACAACAAAGTGATCGACCTTTGGTCGAAAGCGAACGACGAAGTCTCCAAGGCGATGATGGCCAATCTCTCGAAAGAGAAAGTCATCGACCGTCATGGCGTCGAAGTCGACCAAGAGTCCTTCAACTCGATGTACATGATGGCTGACTCGGGTGCGCGGGGTTCCGCAGCACAGATTCGTCAGCTGGCCGGTATGCGTGGTCTGATGGCCAAGCCAGACGGTTCCATCATTGAAACGCCGATTACTGCGAACTTCCGTGAAGGTTTGAGCGTACTTCAGTACTTCATCTCGACTCACGGTGCTCGTAAAGGTCTGGCGGATACCGCGTTGAAAACTGCGAACTCCGGTTACCTGACTCGTCGTCTGGTAGACGTTGCGCAGGATCTGGTTGTAACCGAGATCGATTGCGGCACCGAACACGGTCTGCTGATGACTCCGCACATTGAAGGCGGTGACGTTGTAGAGCCGTTGGGTGAGCGCGTATTGGGTCGTGTTATTGCCCGTGACGTATTCAAGCCAGGCACCGAGGACGTTATCGTTCCGGCCGGTACTCTGGTAGACGAGAAGTGGGTTGAATTCATCGAGCTGAACAGCATCGACGAAGTGATCGTGCGTTCGCCGATCAGCTGCGAAACCCGCTATGGCATTTGCGCCAAGTGCTACGGCCGTGATCTGGCTCGTGGTCACCAAGTGAACATCGGTGAAGCGGTCGGCGTTATCGCTGCCCAGTCCATCGGTGAGCCGGGTACTCAGCTGACGATGCGTACGTTCCACATCGGTGGTGCGGCAAGCCGTACTTCCGCTGCGGACAGCGTTCAGGTGAAGAATGGCGGTACCGTTCGTCTGCACAATTTGAAGCACGTGGAGCGAGTGGACGGTCACCTGGTTGCTGTGTCCCGTTCCGGTGAGCTGGCCATCGCTGATGACTTCGGTCGTGAGCGCGAGCGTTACAAGCTGCCGTACGGTGCTGTGATTTCGGTTAAAGAAGGTGACAAGGTCGACGCTGGCGCAATCGTGGCCAAGTGGGATCCGCACACCCACCCGATTGTTACCGAAATGAAAGGTACCGTGACCTACGTGGGCATGGAAGAAGGCATCACGATCAAGCGTCAGACTGACGAATTGACCGGTATGACCAACATTGAAGTACTTGACGCGAAAGATCGTCCAGCTGCGGGCAAAGAAATCCGTCCAGCAGTGAAGATGGTCGACGACAACGGCAAGGATCTGTTGCTGCCAGGCACTGACGTTATCGCTCAGTACTTCCTGCCAGCCAACGCCCTGGTCGGTGTAGCGGATGGTGCGAAGATCGCGATCGGTGACGTTATCGCTCGTATCCCGCAAGAAACGTCGAAGACCCGCGACATCACCGGTGGTCTGCCGCGTGTTGCCGACTTGTTCGAAGCGCGTCGTCCGAAAGAAGCGTCGATTCTGGCTGAAGTCAGCGGCACCATCGCGTTCGGTAAAGAGACCAAAGGCAAGCGCCGTCTGGTTATTACCCCGAACGACGGTAGCGATCCGTATGAAGAGCTGATTCCGAAGTGGCGTCACCTGAACGTGTTCGAAGGCGAACAGGTAAACCGCGGCGAAGTAATCTCCGACGGCCCAAGCGATCCGCACGACATCCTGCGTCTGCTGGGTGTGAGCGCGCTGGCCAAGTACATCGTCAACGAGATCCAGGACGTTTACCGTCTGCAAGGCGTGAAGATCAACGACAAGCACATCGAGACCATCCTGCGTCAGATGCTGCGTAAAGTTGAAATCGCTGAATCCGGCGATTCCAGTTTCATCAAGGGCGACCAGATGGAATTGACTCACGTACTGGTAGAGAACGAGCGTCTGGGTGGCGAAGACAAGTTCGTCTCCAAGTACACTCGCGTTCTGCTGGGTATCACCAAGGCGTCGTTGTCCACCGAATCGTTCATCTCGGCGGCTTCCTTCCAGGAAACCACCCGTGTACTGACCGAAGCGGCAGTCACCGGCAAGCGCGACTACCTGCGCGGCCTGAAAGAAAACGTTGTCGTGGGTCGTCTGATCCCGGCTGGTACCGGCCTGGCATATCACAGCGAGCGCAAGCGTCGTCGTGAAGCAGACAAGCCGTTGCGCGTAAGCGCCAGTGAAGTGGAAGCTGCACTGACCGAAGCGCTGAACTCGAGCGGTAACTGA
- the rplD gene encoding 50S ribosomal protein L4, with protein sequence MQLNVNDAQAIEVSELTFGGEFNETLVHQAVVAYMAGGRQGTKQQKTRSDVRGGGKRPWRQKGTGRARAGTIRSPIWRGGGTTFAARPQDHSQKLNKKMYRAAMRSILAELVRTDRLVVVQDFAVETPKTKDLLGKLNNMSLTDVLIVSDAVDQNLYLAARNLPHVDVRDVQGSDPVSLIAYDKVLITVSAVKKFEELLG encoded by the coding sequence ATGCAATTAAATGTAAATGACGCTCAAGCGATCGAAGTTTCCGAACTGACGTTTGGCGGCGAGTTCAATGAGACGCTGGTTCACCAAGCAGTCGTGGCCTACATGGCCGGCGGCCGTCAAGGTACCAAGCAGCAAAAGACCCGTTCCGACGTTCGTGGTGGCGGCAAGCGCCCATGGCGTCAGAAAGGTACTGGCCGTGCTCGTGCCGGTACTATCCGTAGCCCAATCTGGCGTGGCGGCGGTACCACTTTCGCAGCTCGTCCACAGGATCACTCCCAGAAGCTGAACAAGAAGATGTATCGCGCAGCAATGCGTTCCATCCTTGCTGAGCTGGTGCGTACTGATCGTCTGGTCGTGGTTCAGGATTTCGCTGTTGAAACGCCGAAAACCAAAGACCTGCTGGGCAAACTGAACAACATGAGCCTGACCGACGTTTTGATCGTGTCGGACGCTGTTGATCAGAACCTGTACCTGGCTGCTCGTAACCTGCCGCACGTAGATGTACGTGACGTTCAAGGTTCCGATCCAGTTAGTCTGATCGCATACGACAAGGTGTTGATCACCGTGTCGGCCGTGAAGAAATTCGAGGAGCTGCTGGGATGA
- the rpsL gene encoding 30S ribosomal protein S12, giving the protein MATINQLVRQPRKRIVEKSDVPALQNCPQRRGVCTRVYTTTPKKPNSALRKVCRVRLTNGFEVSSYIGGEGHNLQEHSVVLIRGGRVKDLPGVRYHTVRGSLDTSGVKGRNQGRSKYGTKRPK; this is encoded by the coding sequence ATGGCAACTATCAACCAGCTGGTACGTCAGCCGCGTAAGCGTATCGTCGAGAAATCCGACGTACCTGCGCTGCAGAACTGCCCGCAACGTCGTGGCGTGTGCACCCGTGTGTACACCACCACGCCGAAAAAACCTAACTCGGCACTGCGTAAAGTATGCCGTGTGCGCCTGACCAACGGTTTCGAGGTTTCCTCGTACATCGGTGGTGAAGGTCACAACCTGCAAGAGCACAGCGTGGTATTGATCCGCGGCGGTCGTGTAAAAGACTTGCCAGGTGTTCGTTACCACACCGTTCGCGGTTCTTTGGATACTTCCGGCGTTAAAGGTCGTAACCAGGGTCGTTCGAAGTACGGTACCAAGCGTCCGAAGTAA
- the rplC gene encoding 50S ribosomal protein L3, whose product MTIGVVGRKCGMTRIFTEEGVSIPVTVIEIEPNRVTQFKTEETDGYRAVQVTVGERRASRVTAAQAGHFAKANVAAGRTTMEFRLEEGEYQAGDLINAEIFAAGQLVDVTGQSKGKGFQGTIKRWNFRGQDNTHGNSVSHRVPGSIGQCQTPGRVFKGKKMSGHMGAERVTVQSLEVVRVDAERNLLLVKGAVPGATGGNLVVRPAAKARG is encoded by the coding sequence ATGACTATTGGTGTAGTCGGTCGTAAATGCGGTATGACCCGTATTTTCACCGAAGAAGGTGTCTCCATTCCGGTCACGGTCATTGAGATCGAACCGAATCGCGTCACCCAGTTCAAAACTGAAGAGACCGATGGCTATCGTGCAGTGCAAGTCACTGTCGGCGAGCGTCGCGCTTCGCGTGTAACAGCAGCTCAGGCTGGCCACTTCGCCAAGGCGAACGTTGCCGCTGGTCGCACTACCATGGAATTCCGTCTTGAAGAAGGCGAGTACCAGGCTGGCGATCTGATCAACGCTGAAATCTTCGCCGCTGGTCAGCTGGTTGATGTAACCGGTCAGTCCAAGGGTAAAGGCTTCCAGGGTACGATCAAGCGTTGGAATTTCCGCGGGCAAGATAACACCCACGGTAACTCCGTATCCCACCGCGTCCCAGGCTCTATCGGCCAGTGCCAGACTCCTGGTCGTGTATTCAAGGGCAAAAAAATGTCCGGTCATATGGGCGCTGAGCGCGTGACCGTGCAGTCCCTGGAAGTAGTGCGCGTGGACGCTGAACGCAATCTGTTGTTGGTCAAGGGTGCTGTTCCTGGCGCTACTGGCGGCAACCTGGTTGTACGTCCAGCAGCCAAGGCTCGCGGTTAA
- the fusA gene encoding elongation factor G: MARTTPISRYRNIGIVAHVDAGKTTTTERVLFYTGKSHKMGEVHDGAATTDWMVQEQERGITITSAAITAFWKGSEKQYKDEHRFNVIDTPGHVDFTIEVERSLRVLDGAVVVFCGTSGVEPQSETVWRQANKYGVPRLVYVNKMDRAGANFLRVIGQIKQRLGHTPVPIQLAIGSEDNFQGQIDLINMQAVYWNDSDKGMVPVRKDIPAELQELAEEWRNNMVEAAAEANEELMNKYLEGEELSIVEIKAALRQRTIAGEIVLAVCGSSFKNKGVPLVLDAVIDFLPAPTDIPAIKGTDPDNEEIELERHADDAEPFSALAFKIATDPFVGTLTFVRVYSGVLNSGDGVINSVKGKKERVGRMVQMHANAREEIKEVRAGDIAALIGMKDVTTGETLCNADKPIILVRMDFPEPVISVAVEPKTKDDQEKMGIALGKLAQEDPSFRVKTDEETGQTIISGMGELHLDILVDRMRREFNVEANIGKPQVSYRERITKNCEIEGKFVRQSGGRGQFGHCWIRFAPADEGQEGLQFVNEVVGGVVPKEYIPAIQKGIEEQMKNGVVAGYPLIGLKATVFDGSYHDVDSNEMAFKVAASMATKQLAQKGGGELLEPIMAVEVVTPEDYMGDVMGDLNRRRGMIQGMEDTVSGKVIRAEVPLGEMFGYATDVRSMSQGRASYSMEFKKYDTAPSHIVESVTKKQG, encoded by the coding sequence ATGGCTCGTACTACTCCGATTAGCCGCTACCGTAACATCGGTATCGTCGCTCACGTGGATGCTGGTAAAACCACCACCACCGAGCGCGTCCTTTTTTACACCGGCAAAAGTCACAAAATGGGCGAGGTGCATGACGGCGCCGCGACCACAGACTGGATGGTTCAGGAGCAGGAGCGTGGTATTACCATTACTTCTGCTGCTATTACCGCCTTCTGGAAAGGTTCCGAGAAGCAGTACAAAGACGAGCATCGCTTCAACGTAATCGATACTCCGGGCCACGTTGACTTCACTATTGAAGTTGAACGCTCCCTGCGCGTACTCGACGGCGCTGTCGTTGTATTCTGCGGTACTTCGGGTGTTGAGCCTCAGTCGGAAACCGTATGGCGTCAAGCCAACAAGTACGGCGTTCCACGTCTTGTTTACGTGAACAAGATGGACCGTGCCGGCGCCAACTTCCTGCGCGTGATCGGTCAGATCAAGCAGCGTCTGGGTCACACTCCGGTGCCAATCCAGTTGGCCATCGGTTCAGAAGACAACTTCCAGGGTCAGATCGATCTGATCAACATGCAAGCTGTCTACTGGAACGACTCTGACAAAGGTATGGTCCCTGTTCGCAAGGACATCCCTGCTGAGCTGCAAGAGCTGGCTGAAGAGTGGCGCAACAACATGGTTGAAGCTGCTGCTGAAGCCAACGAAGAGCTGATGAACAAGTACCTGGAAGGCGAAGAGCTGTCGATCGTAGAGATCAAAGCTGCTTTGCGTCAGCGTACTATCGCCGGCGAAATCGTACTGGCTGTTTGCGGTTCTTCGTTCAAGAACAAGGGTGTTCCCCTGGTTCTCGACGCCGTTATCGACTTCCTGCCTGCGCCAACCGACATTCCTGCTATCAAGGGTACTGACCCGGATAACGAGGAAATCGAGCTGGAGCGTCATGCAGACGATGCGGAGCCGTTCTCGGCTCTGGCGTTCAAGATCGCTACCGACCCATTCGTGGGTACCTTGACCTTCGTCCGCGTTTACTCGGGCGTGTTGAACTCCGGCGACGGCGTGATCAACTCGGTTAAAGGCAAAAAAGAGCGCGTGGGTCGTATGGTGCAAATGCACGCAAACGCCCGTGAAGAGATCAAGGAAGTGCGCGCTGGTGACATCGCGGCCCTGATCGGCATGAAGGACGTCACCACTGGTGAAACCCTCTGCAACGCTGACAAGCCAATCATCCTGGTTCGCATGGACTTCCCGGAGCCGGTTATTTCGGTTGCCGTAGAGCCTAAGACCAAGGATGACCAGGAAAAAATGGGTATCGCTCTGGGCAAACTTGCTCAGGAAGACCCGTCTTTCCGCGTTAAAACTGATGAAGAGACTGGTCAAACGATCATCTCCGGCATGGGCGAACTGCACCTGGACATCCTGGTTGACCGGATGCGCCGTGAGTTCAACGTCGAAGCCAACATCGGCAAGCCTCAGGTTTCCTATCGTGAGCGCATCACGAAGAACTGTGAAATCGAAGGCAAGTTCGTTCGTCAATCCGGCGGTCGTGGTCAGTTCGGTCACTGCTGGATCCGTTTTGCTCCCGCTGACGAAGGTCAGGAAGGTCTGCAATTCGTGAACGAAGTTGTAGGTGGTGTGGTTCCTAAGGAATACATCCCGGCTATCCAGAAGGGTATCGAAGAGCAGATGAAGAACGGCGTTGTTGCCGGCTATCCGCTGATCGGCCTGAAGGCTACCGTGTTCGATGGTTCTTACCACGACGTCGACTCCAACGAGATGGCGTTTAAAGTGGCTGCCTCCATGGCGACCAAGCAACTGGCCCAGAAGGGCGGTGGTGAGTTGCTTGAGCCGATCATGGCTGTAGAGGTTGTTACGCCTGAAGACTATATGGGTGATGTGATGGGCGACCTTAACCGTCGTCGCGGCATGATCCAGGGTATGGAAGACACAGTGTCCGGCAAGGTTATCCGTGCCGAGGTTCCACTGGGTGAGATGTTCGGTTATGCGACCGACGTTCGTTCCATGTCCCAGGGTCGCGCAAGCTACTCTATGGAATTCAAAAAATACGATACGGCTCCGTCGCACATCGTCGAATCCGTAACCAAAAAACAAGGCTGA
- the rpsJ gene encoding 30S ribosomal protein S10, with protein sequence MQNQQIRIRLKAFDHRLIDQSTQEIVETAKRTGAQVRGPIPLPTRKERFTVLVSPHVNKDARDQYEIRTHKRVLDIVQPTDKTVDALMKLDLAAGVEVQISLG encoded by the coding sequence ATGCAAAATCAGCAAATCCGTATCAGGTTGAAGGCTTTTGACCATCGCCTGATCGACCAATCAACCCAGGAAATCGTGGAAACCGCGAAACGTACTGGTGCTCAAGTGCGTGGTCCAATTCCACTGCCTACCCGTAAAGAGCGGTTCACCGTTCTGGTTTCTCCGCACGTCAACAAAGACGCGCGCGACCAGTACGAAATCCGCACTCATAAGCGCGTTCTGGACATCGTCCAGCCAACGGATAAAACCGTTGATGCACTTATGAAGCTTGATCTTGCGGCCGGTGTGGAAGTGCAGATCAGCCTCGGCTAA
- the rpsG gene encoding 30S ribosomal protein S7: MPRRRVAAKREILDDPKYGSQILAKFMNHVMESGKKAVAERIVYGALETVATRKAGTDPLELFEKALDAIAPLVEVKSRRVGGATYQVPVEVRPSRRNALAMRWLVDFARKRGEKSMALRLAGELLDAAEGKGAAVKKREDVHRMAEANKAFSHYRF; encoded by the coding sequence ATGCCAAGACGTCGCGTAGCAGCAAAGCGTGAGATTCTGGACGATCCGAAATACGGAAGCCAGATCCTCGCCAAATTCATGAACCACGTTATGGAAAGCGGCAAGAAAGCCGTTGCCGAGCGTATCGTTTATGGTGCCCTGGAAACCGTTGCGACCCGTAAGGCTGGCACCGATCCCCTGGAACTCTTCGAAAAAGCACTCGACGCCATCGCTCCGCTGGTCGAAGTGAAGTCGCGCCGCGTTGGTGGTGCTACTTACCAGGTTCCGGTCGAGGTTCGTCCTTCCCGTCGTAACGCTCTGGCAATGCGCTGGTTGGTAGACTTCGCCCGTAAGCGTGGCGAGAAGTCTATGGCTCTGCGTTTGGCTGGCGAACTGCTGGATGCTGCTGAAGGTAAAGGTGCTGCTGTTAAGAAGCGTGAAGACGTGCACCGTATGGCTGAAGCTAACAAAGCTTTCTCGCACTACCGCTTCTAA